The Synechocystis sp. PCC 7509 genome includes a window with the following:
- a CDS encoding MlaE family lipid ABC transporter permease subunit, with product MQSSSLRVWSQRLLAAILLGGQVLFHLLKVKIHRRNTIEQMAAVGPDSLLIVIVTAAFVGMVFTIQVAREFINFGAVQAVGGVLALALTRELAPVIAAVVLAGRVCSAFAAEIGTMRVTEQIDALYILKTDPIDYLVVPRTIACCLMMPVLTLIFLTIGLAGGFLVANNLYNLSQNVFFDSVQNFVSVWDVCSAVIKATCFGALIAVIGCSWGLTTTGGAKGVGQSTTAAVVTALLAIFISNFLLTLVMFQGSGSAVL from the coding sequence GTGCAAAGCTCAAGCTTAAGAGTATGGAGTCAGCGCTTACTAGCAGCGATTTTGCTAGGCGGACAAGTATTATTTCACTTGCTCAAAGTCAAAATTCACCGCCGCAATACCATCGAACAAATGGCTGCCGTGGGTCCAGACTCTTTACTAATTGTTATTGTTACCGCCGCTTTTGTGGGCATGGTTTTTACAATTCAAGTAGCTAGGGAATTTATTAATTTTGGGGCAGTGCAGGCAGTAGGAGGGGTTTTAGCCCTGGCGTTAACACGGGAACTTGCTCCCGTAATTGCGGCGGTAGTGCTGGCAGGTAGAGTATGTTCGGCTTTTGCCGCAGAAATTGGCACGATGCGAGTTACAGAACAAATTGACGCGCTTTATATTCTCAAAACCGATCCCATCGATTACTTGGTAGTTCCCCGCACCATTGCTTGCTGTTTGATGATGCCAGTTTTAACACTGATCTTTCTAACAATTGGATTAGCGGGGGGCTTTTTGGTTGCAAATAACTTATATAACCTGTCTCAAAATGTATTTTTTGATTCTGTGCAAAACTTCGTCAGCGTTTGGGATGTATGTAGCGCGGTAATTAAAGCCACGTGTTTTGGAGCTTTAATTGCCGTAATCGGCTGTAGTTGGGGCTTAACAACCACTGGAGGCGCTAAAGGGGTAGGACAATCTACTACCGCCGCCGTAGTTACTGCTTTGTTGGCTATTTTTATCAGTAATTTTCTTTTAACGTTAGTAATGTTTCAAGGAAGCGGTAGCGCGGTATTGTAA
- a CDS encoding Ppx/GppA phosphatase family protein: protein MVNSVSASWLIPTQVEQQIIAAIDLGTNSLHMVVVKVEPTLPAFTIIAREKDSVRLGDRDLISGNLKLEVIDRAIATLSRFQEIAKTYNAHTTIAVATSAVREAPNGRDFLQQVEAQLGLQVDLISGQEEARRIYLGVLSGMEFNDQPHIIIDIGGGSTELILGDSHEARSLSSTKIGAVRLTTERVTTDPISDREFEYLTAHVRGALERPVDELRACLQPGEVARLVGTAGTIETLATVHAREKLGLTPSPLTGYQLSLKDLQEIVNRLRKLNCVERAAIAGISESRSEIILAGAIILLEAMKLLGIDTLTVCERSLREGIIVNWMLSRGLIEDRLRYQSSIRQRNVIKTAQKYQVNLEHSDRVATFAVALFDQLQGKLHNWGVEEKQLLWAAAMLHNCGYHVNHSAHHKHSYYLIRHGELLGYTETELEIIANIARYHRRSPPKKKHENYRNLAKNSRQLISQVSAFLRLAVALDRRQIGAISQLRCQYNPIIPELHLYLQAANPDDDCALELWSLDTKKAIFEAEYGVRLAATLDSTLSCVG, encoded by the coding sequence ATGGTCAATTCTGTTTCTGCTAGTTGGCTAATTCCAACTCAAGTTGAGCAACAAATTATTGCCGCTATTGACTTGGGGACAAATTCTTTACATATGGTGGTAGTCAAAGTCGAACCGACGCTACCAGCTTTTACAATTATTGCTAGAGAAAAAGATTCGGTAAGACTAGGCGATCGCGATTTAATATCGGGTAACTTAAAACTAGAAGTAATCGATCGGGCGATCGCCACCCTTAGCCGTTTTCAAGAAATTGCTAAAACTTACAACGCCCACACCACAATTGCTGTAGCTACTAGCGCCGTGCGCGAAGCTCCTAATGGTAGAGATTTTTTGCAGCAAGTAGAGGCACAATTAGGACTACAAGTTGATTTAATTTCCGGTCAAGAAGAAGCTCGACGTATCTATCTTGGCGTATTGTCGGGGATGGAATTTAACGATCAACCCCATATTATTATTGATATTGGTGGCGGTTCTACGGAGTTAATTTTGGGTGATAGTCACGAAGCCCGTAGTCTTAGCAGCACTAAAATTGGCGCGGTGCGTCTAACTACTGAACGTGTGACTACAGATCCCATTAGCGATCGCGAGTTTGAGTATTTAACTGCTCATGTGCGCGGCGCTTTAGAGCGTCCTGTTGACGAGTTACGCGCCTGTTTGCAGCCCGGTGAAGTTGCCCGCTTGGTAGGTACGGCTGGCACGATAGAGACGCTTGCAACCGTTCATGCGAGAGAAAAACTAGGGCTAACTCCTTCACCTCTTACTGGATACCAACTTAGTCTCAAAGACTTGCAAGAAATTGTTAATCGCCTGCGTAAGCTAAATTGTGTAGAAAGAGCCGCCATTGCTGGAATTTCGGAAAGCCGCTCGGAAATTATCCTAGCTGGGGCAATTATTTTACTCGAAGCTATGAAGCTTTTGGGCATAGATACGCTTACCGTCTGCGAACGTAGTCTGCGGGAAGGAATTATCGTTAACTGGATGCTTTCTCGCGGCTTAATTGAAGATCGTTTGCGCTACCAAAGCTCAATTCGCCAAAGAAATGTGATTAAAACGGCGCAAAAATATCAAGTTAACTTAGAGCATAGCGATCGCGTTGCCACTTTTGCTGTCGCTCTATTTGACCAACTCCAAGGAAAACTTCATAATTGGGGAGTAGAAGAAAAACAGCTATTGTGGGCGGCGGCTATGTTGCATAATTGCGGCTACCATGTCAATCATTCTGCCCATCACAAACATTCTTACTATCTAATTCGCCATGGCGAATTACTTGGCTACACCGAAACTGAGCTAGAAATTATTGCCAATATTGCCCGTTACCATCGCCGTAGCCCTCCCAAGAAAAAACATGAAAATTATCGCAATCTAGCCAAAAACTCCCGCCAGCTAATCAGTCAAGTTAGTGCATTTTTGCGCTTGGCAGTGGCTTTAGATCGGCGGCAAATTGGCGCGATTAGTCAGTTACGTTGCCAGTACAATCCGATAATTCCAGAACTTCACCTTTATCTACAAGCCGCAAATCCTGATGATGACTGTGCTTTAGAGTTATGGAGTTTGGATACCAAAAAAGCCATTTTTGAGGCAGAGTACGGCGTGAGATTAGCCGCAACTTTAGACTCTACACTTAGTTGTGTAGGCTGA
- a CDS encoding 4-hydroxybenzoate solanesyltransferase — protein MTIAQKEQTPVPIWLAIVRLLRWDKPAGRLILMIPALWAVFLAAKGSPPIPLVGAIVFGTLATSAAGCVVNDLWDRNIDSQVARTRNRPLAERSLSVKVGFGVAIVALICAWAIASYLNPLSFWLSVAAVPVIVLYPAAKRVFPVPQLVMAVAWGFAVLISWSSVTASLDKAMWMLWGATVLWALGFDTIYAMSDREDDRKLGVNSSALFFGNYAPIAVAICFALTVLLMGWLGVTMQLNVAFWLTLGLAALGWTWQYLRLNSPSMLSSAYGEMFRQNVWIGFILLAGMIAGVL, from the coding sequence ATGACGATCGCCCAAAAAGAACAAACCCCCGTACCAATTTGGCTGGCTATTGTCAGACTTCTACGCTGGGATAAACCCGCCGGACGCTTAATATTGATGATTCCGGCTTTGTGGGCGGTGTTTTTAGCCGCCAAAGGTTCGCCACCAATACCTTTAGTAGGCGCGATCGTTTTCGGTACTTTAGCCACCAGTGCGGCGGGGTGCGTAGTCAATGATTTGTGGGATCGAAACATTGATTCCCAAGTAGCTAGAACCCGTAATCGTCCTTTAGCAGAGCGATCGCTTTCCGTTAAAGTAGGGTTTGGAGTAGCAATAGTTGCTTTAATTTGTGCATGGGCGATCGCATCCTATCTCAATCCTTTAAGTTTCTGGCTTTCCGTAGCAGCAGTTCCGGTAATTGTTCTCTATCCTGCCGCTAAACGAGTGTTTCCCGTGCCGCAATTAGTTATGGCAGTTGCGTGGGGTTTTGCGGTTTTAATTAGCTGGAGCAGCGTTACAGCAAGCTTAGATAAGGCAATGTGGATGCTGTGGGGGGCAACAGTGTTGTGGGCATTGGGATTCGATACAATTTATGCAATGAGCGATCGAGAAGACGATCGCAAACTAGGGGTAAATTCTAGCGCTTTGTTTTTTGGCAACTATGCACCAATAGCAGTGGCAATTTGTTTTGCGCTTACAGTTTTACTTATGGGTTGGTTAGGCGTAACTATGCAGCTAAACGTTGCTTTTTGGCTGACCTTGGGACTTGCGGCGTTAGGTTGGACTTGGCAATATCTGCGGCTAAATAGTCCCTCAATGCTTTCTAGTGCTTACGGAGAGATGTTCAGACAAAATGTTTGGATTGGGTTTATTTTACTTGCGGGAATGATTGCCGGAGTATTGTAG
- a CDS encoding carbon-nitrogen hydrolase family protein translates to MKSYLAAAIQMTSLPDLEKNLVQAEELIELARRQGAELITLPENFSFMGEEEDKIAQAEAIAQKSEKFLKTMAQRFQVTILGGGFPVPVDAEKVYNTALLIDPNGQEIARYKKVHLFDVNLPDGNTYRESKTVMAGTTMPQVYNSKELGNLGLSVCYDVRFPELYRHLADKGADVVFIPAAFTAYTGKDHWQILLQARAIENTCYVIAPAQTGQHYAMRQTHGHAMIIDPWGVILADAGDKPGCAIAEISPSRLEQVRRQMPSLQHRVFL, encoded by the coding sequence ATGAAGTCTTATCTTGCCGCCGCAATTCAAATGACGAGCCTGCCCGATCTAGAAAAAAACTTAGTTCAGGCTGAAGAATTAATCGAACTTGCCAGGAGACAGGGCGCAGAGTTAATTACATTACCAGAAAACTTTTCATTTATGGGAGAGGAAGAAGACAAAATCGCTCAAGCCGAGGCGATCGCCCAAAAAAGCGAAAAATTCCTCAAAACAATGGCTCAACGCTTCCAAGTCACAATATTAGGCGGGGGTTTTCCCGTTCCTGTAGACGCGGAGAAAGTTTACAATACAGCCTTACTAATCGATCCCAACGGTCAAGAAATTGCTCGATACAAAAAAGTTCATTTATTTGATGTAAATTTACCCGACGGTAATACCTATCGAGAATCTAAAACCGTCATGGCTGGTACAACTATGCCACAGGTTTATAACTCAAAAGAGTTAGGCAACTTAGGTTTATCGGTATGCTACGACGTACGTTTCCCCGAACTTTATCGTCATTTAGCAGATAAAGGAGCAGACGTAGTATTTATTCCGGCAGCTTTTACGGCATATACAGGCAAAGATCACTGGCAAATTCTTCTCCAAGCAAGAGCGATTGAAAACACTTGCTACGTGATTGCACCTGCCCAAACAGGACAACATTACGCGATGAGACAAACCCACGGTCACGCTATGATTATCGACCCCTGGGGCGTTATATTAGCCGATGCCGGAGATAAACCAGGCTGTGCGATCGCCGAAATTTCTCCAAGTCGCCTAGAACAAGTCCGCCGTCAGATGCCATCCTTGCAACATCGAGTATTTTTGTAG
- the fba gene encoding class II fructose-bisphosphate aldolase (catalyzes the reversible aldol condensation of dihydroxyacetonephosphate and glyceraldehyde 3-phosphate in the Calvin cycle, glycolysis, and/or gluconeogenesis), translating to MALVPMRLLLDHAAENSYGIPAYNVNNMEQIQAIMQAAHELDSPVILQASRGARKYAGESFLRHLILAAVETYPHIPIAMHQDHGNSPATCYSAMSHGFTSVMMDGSLEADAKTPASFEYNVEVTRKVVDVAHSIGVSVEGELGCLGSLETGMGEKEDGHGAEGVLSHDQLLTDPDEAVAFVEQTQVDALAVAIGTSHGAYKFTRKPTGEILAISRIEEIHRRLPNTHLVMHGSSSVPEDLLAIINQNGGQIPETYGVPVEEIQKGIKCGVRKVNIDTDNRLAITAAVREALMSNPKEFDPRHFLKPSIVYMQRICGDRYKQFESAGQGSKIKQISLDDFAAKYAKGELKAISKQAVKA from the coding sequence ATGGCGCTCGTACCAATGCGGCTGCTTCTAGATCACGCGGCGGAAAATAGCTACGGTATCCCAGCTTATAACGTTAACAACATGGAGCAGATTCAAGCAATTATGCAGGCTGCCCATGAACTGGATAGCCCCGTGATTTTGCAAGCATCTCGCGGCGCTCGTAAGTATGCAGGCGAGTCTTTTTTGCGTCACCTAATTTTGGCGGCGGTAGAAACTTACCCCCATATTCCCATTGCTATGCACCAAGATCACGGCAATAGTCCTGCAACTTGCTACTCGGCAATGAGTCACGGCTTTACTAGCGTGATGATGGATGGCTCTTTGGAAGCTGATGCTAAAACCCCTGCTAGTTTTGAGTACAACGTTGAAGTAACTCGCAAAGTTGTTGATGTTGCTCACTCCATCGGCGTTAGCGTTGAAGGTGAACTTGGTTGCTTGGGTTCTTTGGAAACTGGTATGGGTGAAAAAGAAGACGGTCACGGTGCTGAGGGCGTTTTATCCCACGATCAGCTACTAACTGACCCTGATGAAGCGGTAGCATTTGTAGAACAAACGCAAGTAGATGCTTTGGCTGTTGCTATCGGTACAAGTCACGGCGCTTACAAGTTTACTCGCAAGCCTACTGGAGAAATTCTCGCTATTAGCCGGATTGAAGAAATCCACCGCCGTTTACCCAATACTCACTTGGTTATGCACGGTTCTTCTTCTGTTCCTGAAGATTTGCTTGCCATCATTAACCAAAACGGTGGGCAAATTCCTGAAACCTACGGTGTTCCTGTGGAAGAAATCCAAAAGGGTATCAAGTGCGGCGTGCGTAAGGTAAATATCGATACTGATAACCGTTTGGCAATTACGGCGGCGGTGCGGGAAGCTTTGATGAGCAATCCCAAGGAGTTCGATCCTCGTCACTTCCTTAAGCCTTCGATTGTCTATATGCAGAGAATTTGTGGCGATCGCTACAAGCAATTTGAATCGGCTGGTCAAGGTAGCAAAATTAAGCAAATTTCCTTAGATGATTTTGCCGCTAAGTACGCTAAAGGCGAACTAAAAGCAATCTCTAAGCAAGCTGTAAAAGCTTAG
- a CDS encoding DUF3303 domain-containing protein, producing the protein MLYMVIEYFNAGAAVDIYRRLRDRTRQLPPGLEYVDSWVDLDYFRCFQLMRTSDRTLFDTWIADWSDLAHFEIIPVRTSAEAAQHIADKL; encoded by the coding sequence ATGCTGTATATGGTGATTGAGTATTTCAATGCAGGTGCGGCTGTTGATATATATCGTCGCCTGCGCGATCGCACTCGTCAATTGCCACCAGGTCTTGAGTATGTTGATAGTTGGGTAGACTTAGACTATTTTCGGTGTTTTCAACTGATGCGGACAAGCGATCGCACTTTGTTTGATACTTGGATCGCAGATTGGAGCGATTTAGCTCATTTTGAGATTATCCCAGTACGCACTTCTGCCGAAGCTGCCCAGCACATTGCAGATAAACTCTAA
- a CDS encoding Uma2 family endonuclease produces MTATLLTSSTEIIHLSGISWQTYETLRSELKLRRLRLTYNRGTLEIVAPSPEHEFNKKVVGRFVETLAEELNIQIYPLGSTTLQSPELSGAEPDECFYFRNIALVRGKKRLDPTTDPAPDLVIKIDITSSSPNRLQVYADIGVAEIWIYNGDSLTVKQLQNGIYITSQTSQFFASLPIPEIAGFLQQAQTIDYLELVKAFRRWVRSQIED; encoded by the coding sequence GTGACTGCAACCTTACTTACGTCCTCTACGGAAATAATTCATCTTTCGGGGATTAGTTGGCAAACCTACGAAACATTGCGGTCAGAATTGAAACTTCGCCGTCTTCGCCTTACTTATAATCGTGGAACTTTAGAGATTGTGGCTCCCTCCCCAGAGCATGAATTTAACAAAAAGGTTGTAGGACGCTTTGTAGAAACTTTAGCTGAAGAACTAAATATCCAAATTTACCCGTTGGGTTCAACAACGTTACAAAGTCCAGAACTAAGCGGTGCAGAACCAGATGAATGTTTCTATTTCCGCAACATTGCCCTAGTTAGAGGCAAAAAGCGACTGGATCCTACTACCGATCCAGCACCGGATTTGGTAATTAAAATTGATATTACTAGCAGTTCGCCTAATCGCCTACAAGTTTATGCAGATATAGGGGTAGCAGAAATCTGGATTTACAACGGCGATTCATTAACAGTTAAACAATTACAAAATGGAATTTACATCACCTCTCAAACAAGTCAATTTTTTGCAAGCTTACCGATTCCAGAGATTGCCGGGTTTTTACAACAAGCCCAAACAATAGATTATCTGGAATTAGTAAAAGCTTTTCGCCGTTGGGTAAGAAGTCAAATTGAAGATTAA
- a CDS encoding galactose mutarotase-like enzyme, which produces MTFKVALNQQQYKTYTLSDSYAQSSIEVVPERGGIVTKWQIQGQEMFYLDESRFTDPKLSVRGGIPILFPICGNLPDNTYTHGDRTYTLKQHGFARDLPWLVTDQSTNDCASITLVLTSNDETKAVYPFDFEVSFTYRLWGNSLVIHQNFQNNSSESMPFSVGLHPYFSALDKSALQVQIPSTEFYDQKSQTTEAFHGEFDYNLDEIDAAFMQLSSESASVKDTSRQLQLNLEWNNDYYNTVVFWTVKDKDFYCLEPWTAPRNALNTGDGLISLPPGDSLQTWVSMNVTFL; this is translated from the coding sequence ATGACGTTTAAAGTCGCTCTTAACCAGCAACAGTATAAGACCTACACTCTTTCTGATTCTTACGCCCAATCTTCCATTGAAGTAGTGCCAGAAAGAGGCGGAATTGTCACTAAATGGCAAATTCAAGGGCAAGAAATGTTTTATTTGGATGAAAGTCGCTTTACTGATCCCAAATTAAGCGTTAGAGGCGGAATTCCCATACTATTTCCCATCTGCGGCAACTTACCTGACAATACTTACACTCATGGCGATCGCACTTACACTTTAAAACAACATGGTTTTGCCCGCGATTTGCCTTGGCTTGTCACCGACCAATCAACAAATGATTGTGCCAGCATTACCTTAGTTTTAACTAGCAACGATGAAACAAAAGCCGTCTATCCCTTTGACTTTGAAGTGAGTTTTACTTACAGGCTGTGGGGAAATAGCTTAGTTATCCATCAAAACTTTCAAAACAACTCCAGCGAATCCATGCCTTTTTCGGTAGGATTGCATCCCTATTTCTCCGCCCTAGATAAAAGTGCATTGCAGGTACAAATTCCCTCTACCGAGTTTTACGACCAAAAATCTCAAACAACGGAGGCTTTTCATGGCGAATTTGATTACAACCTTGACGAAATAGACGCTGCTTTTATGCAATTGTCTAGTGAATCTGCTTCAGTCAAAGATACCAGCCGCCAGTTGCAGTTAAACTTAGAGTGGAATAACGACTACTACAACACGGTAGTTTTTTGGACAGTCAAAGACAAAGACTTTTACTGTTTAGAGCCTTGGACAGCCCCTCGCAATGCGCTAAATACTGGTGATGGCTTGATCTCTCTGCCACCAGGAGACAGTTTGCAAACCTGGGTGAGTATGAACGTAACTTTTTTGTAG
- the pdhA gene encoding pyruvate dehydrogenase (acetyl-transferring) E1 component subunit alpha codes for MVQERALPVFNTNAVKISSEVGLRLYEDMILGRYFEDKCAEMYYRGKMFGFVHLYNGQEAVSTGVIQAMRPGEDYVCSTYRDHVHALSAGVPAKEVMAELFGKATGCSKGRGGSMHMFSSEHKLLGGYAFVAEGIPVATGAAFQTKYRREALGDESFADQVTACFFGDGAANNGQFFECLNMAALWKLPIIYVVENNKWAIGMAHERATSHPEIYKKAHAFGMAGVEVDGMDVLAVRAAATEAVERARAGEGPTLIEALTYRFRGHSLADPDELRAKEEKDFWFSRDPIKKLAAYLTEHNLASESELKEIEGKINQVIDEAVKFAETSPEPSPEELYRFIFAEDK; via the coding sequence ATGGTTCAAGAACGAGCATTACCTGTTTTTAATACTAATGCAGTGAAAATATCTTCAGAAGTAGGCTTGCGACTTTATGAAGATATGATTTTGGGACGCTATTTTGAGGACAAATGCGCCGAAATGTATTACCGAGGTAAAATGTTTGGCTTTGTTCATTTATACAACGGTCAAGAGGCGGTGTCTACCGGGGTCATTCAAGCCATGCGACCAGGGGAGGATTATGTTTGTAGCACTTACCGCGATCACGTCCATGCTCTAAGTGCTGGCGTACCAGCCAAAGAAGTAATGGCTGAGTTATTTGGTAAAGCCACGGGTTGCAGTAAAGGGCGGGGTGGTTCGATGCATATGTTTTCTAGCGAACATAAGTTACTCGGAGGCTACGCTTTTGTGGCAGAGGGGATTCCCGTAGCTACAGGGGCAGCTTTTCAAACTAAATATCGTCGGGAAGCTTTGGGCGATGAAAGCTTTGCAGATCAAGTAACAGCCTGCTTTTTTGGCGATGGCGCGGCAAATAACGGGCAGTTTTTTGAATGTTTAAATATGGCGGCGTTGTGGAAACTGCCAATTATTTATGTAGTAGAAAATAACAAATGGGCGATCGGCATGGCTCACGAACGCGCCACGTCCCACCCAGAAATTTATAAAAAAGCTCATGCTTTTGGTATGGCTGGGGTAGAAGTAGATGGGATGGATGTGTTAGCAGTCCGTGCGGCGGCGACAGAAGCCGTAGAACGCGCTCGTGCGGGAGAAGGTCCGACATTGATTGAAGCCCTTACTTATCGATTTCGCGGACACTCTCTAGCCGATCCTGACGAACTACGAGCTAAAGAAGAAAAAGATTTTTGGTTCAGTCGCGATCCGATTAAAAAATTGGCAGCTTACCTGACGGAACATAATTTAGCTTCCGAGTCAGAACTTAAAGAAATTGAGGGCAAAATCAACCAAGTTATTGATGAAGCGGTAAAGTTTGCAGAAACAAGTCCAGAGCCTTCGCCAGAAGAATTGTATCGGTTTATATTTGCCGAAGATAAGTAA
- a CDS encoding IMS domain-containing protein → MRIPLDYYRILGLPIQASVEQLQQAYRDRLLQLPRREYSEKVIATRKQLIDIAYKVLIHPQQKQRYDNNYFVATYGDRVDTLTEAPPSTTESLAPSIEITDDQFTGALLLLQELGEYELVLNLGQPYLNLETSLSNNDPDLVLTVALACLELGREQWQQGQYEKAAYSLENGYQLLTNAGLFAKTSQEIAADLNKLRPYRILELLAQPQERIVERKQGLKLLQDILQQRGGIDGTGEDGSGLGLDDFLRFIQQLRSYLTVREQQELFETESQRPSPVANYLAVYALMARGFAERMPILIRKAKLHLMRLGKRQDVHLEQAVCSLLLGQTTDASRSVELSQEQESLSLIRENSQGSPDLLPGLCLYSERWLQNEVFAQFRDLRSRSVSLKDYFANEQVQAYLEALPTEIEATNEWGAVTEDIQSSQVTAPTQTVAVGKSQVTTSSNPPEEVALATRNQANSNSIVHIQPRKRAKKRPRRFSEGIFQNQKLVRLALLALVGLGGILFLGFVAGKTYSWVQSRSVSPLALAGEQPLVTLNEPLFDLTETTTEIPADSLLIEATAQQVIQNWLSTKAVAFGTTHATEELAQILVNPTLSQWQKRVSSDRADNRYRQYKHTLKIDAVKTDAKNRDRAIVTATVEEVAQVYIDGKLSQSLSYDEKLQVNYDLVRQANQWRIREMVVLK, encoded by the coding sequence GTGCGAATTCCACTAGATTATTACCGAATACTGGGTTTGCCAATTCAAGCAAGCGTAGAACAGTTGCAACAGGCTTACCGCGATCGCCTATTGCAATTACCTCGGCGCGAGTATTCCGAAAAAGTAATTGCCACAAGAAAACAACTTATAGACATAGCTTATAAAGTTTTAATCCATCCCCAACAAAAACAGCGCTACGATAATAACTATTTTGTAGCAACCTATGGCGATCGAGTAGATACTTTAACTGAAGCTCCACCCAGCACAACGGAGTCTCTAGCTCCTAGTATTGAGATAACCGACGATCAATTTACTGGCGCGTTGCTACTTCTCCAAGAGCTAGGAGAATACGAGCTTGTCCTTAATTTAGGTCAACCTTATCTAAATTTAGAAACCTCACTAAGTAATAACGATCCGGATCTGGTTTTGACTGTTGCTCTTGCTTGTTTGGAGTTAGGGAGAGAACAATGGCAACAAGGTCAGTACGAAAAAGCAGCTTATTCTTTAGAAAATGGCTACCAGTTGCTCACAAATGCCGGATTATTTGCCAAAACTAGCCAAGAAATTGCCGCCGATCTCAATAAACTCCGCCCTTATCGTATTTTAGAATTATTAGCACAACCTCAAGAGCGGATAGTTGAACGCAAGCAAGGTTTGAAGTTGTTACAAGATATTTTGCAACAACGAGGCGGTATTGACGGTACGGGAGAAGATGGATCGGGATTAGGTTTAGATGATTTTTTAAGATTTATCCAGCAACTACGCAGCTATTTAACCGTTAGAGAGCAGCAAGAACTATTTGAAACTGAAAGTCAACGCCCTTCGCCTGTTGCTAATTATTTGGCGGTGTATGCTCTAATGGCGCGCGGATTTGCCGAACGAATGCCGATCCTAATTCGCAAAGCCAAATTGCACTTAATGCGATTGGGCAAGCGTCAAGACGTACATTTAGAACAAGCGGTGTGTTCGTTGCTACTTGGTCAAACTACGGATGCCAGTCGATCGGTAGAATTGTCTCAAGAACAGGAATCTTTGTCTTTGATTCGAGAAAATTCTCAAGGATCTCCTGATTTGTTGCCTGGTTTGTGTTTGTATAGCGAACGATGGCTACAAAACGAAGTGTTTGCTCAATTTAGAGATTTAAGAAGTCGCTCAGTTTCCTTAAAAGATTACTTTGCAAACGAACAAGTACAAGCTTATTTGGAAGCTTTACCTACAGAAATTGAAGCTACTAATGAATGGGGTGCGGTAACGGAGGACATTCAAAGTAGTCAAGTTACAGCGCCTACACAAACTGTAGCAGTGGGCAAAAGTCAAGTTACAACTTCTTCCAATCCTCCTGAAGAAGTCGCTTTAGCTACTCGTAATCAGGCAAATTCAAACAGCATTGTTCATATTCAGCCTAGGAAACGTGCCAAAAAACGCCCTCGTCGTTTTTCTGAGGGGATTTTTCAAAATCAAAAATTAGTTCGCCTAGCTTTATTGGCGCTAGTTGGTTTAGGTGGAATATTATTTTTAGGCTTTGTGGCAGGTAAAACTTATAGTTGGGTACAAAGTAGGAGTGTTTCACCACTGGCTTTAGCAGGAGAGCAACCGTTAGTAACGTTAAACGAACCGTTATTCGATCTTACTGAAACAACTACCGAAATACCTGCTGATAGTTTATTAATAGAAGCAACTGCCCAGCAAGTCATTCAAAACTGGCTCTCCACGAAAGCTGTAGCCTTTGGTACTACTCATGCAACGGAAGAATTAGCACAAATTTTAGTCAATCCAACTTTATCTCAGTGGCAAAAACGAGTTAGTAGCGATCGCGCTGATAATCGTTATCGCCAATACAAACATACTTTGAAAATAGATGCGGTAAAAACTGACGCAAAAAATCGCGATCGCGCGATCGTTACCGCTACCGTTGAAGAAGTAGCTCAAGTGTATATTGATGGCAAGCTAAGTCAAAGTTTGTCTTACGATGAGAAATTACAGGTAAATTACGATCTAGTTAGGCAAGCTAATCAGTGGCGAATTCGGGAAATGGTAGTTTTGAAGTAG
- the petG gene encoding cytochrome b6-f complex subunit V, with product MVEPLLDGIVLGTIAITLAGLFFAAYKQYKRGKQLGL from the coding sequence GTGGTTGAACCCTTATTAGATGGAATAGTTTTAGGAACGATAGCTATAACTCTAGCAGGCTTATTTTTTGCCGCTTACAAACAATACAAGCGCGGTAAGCAATTAGGTTTATAA